One Negativicutes bacterium DNA window includes the following coding sequences:
- the purQ gene encoding phosphoribosylformylglycinamidine synthase subunit PurQ: MKFAVILFPGSNCEVDCVHVIKEVLQEPVTTVWHKETDLSAFDAVVLPGGFSYGDYLRCGAIARFSPIMDAVIAHAKAGKPLLGICNGFQILTECGLLPGAFLKNSGLQFICEDRWLRVDNNQTQFTRLYQAQQVIRIPIAHAEGNYFADPDTIDRLEERQQIVFRYCDANGALTAAANPN, translated from the coding sequence ATGAAATTCGCTGTGATCCTCTTTCCCGGCTCCAACTGTGAAGTAGACTGCGTGCATGTGATCAAAGAAGTGCTGCAGGAACCGGTCACTACCGTCTGGCATAAGGAAACCGATTTATCCGCTTTTGATGCGGTTGTCTTGCCGGGCGGCTTTTCCTATGGCGATTATCTGCGCTGCGGCGCCATCGCCCGTTTTTCACCGATCATGGATGCGGTGATTGCCCACGCCAAAGCCGGCAAACCGCTGCTCGGCATCTGCAATGGTTTTCAAATTTTGACCGAATGCGGCTTGCTGCCCGGCGCTTTCTTAAAAAATTCCGGCCTGCAGTTCATTTGCGAAGACCGCTGGCTGCGCGTGGATAACAATCAGACACAATTCACCCGACTCTATCAGGCTCAACAGGTGATCCGCATCCCCATCGCGCATGCGGAAGGCAATTATTTCGCGGATCCCGACACGATTGACCGTCTGGAAGAGCGCCAGCAAATCGTTTTTCGCTACTGCGACGCAAACGGTGCGCTCACGGCAGCAGCAAATCCCAACG